DNA sequence from the Bacteroidota bacterium genome:
TGTGCTTCAACTGGGGTTGTTTCAGATGTCATTTCAGAATTGGCAGTAATATTACTCTGTGCTACCACCATGTTTGAAAATCCAAAGGTTAGCATTCCTGCTATCGTCATTAAAGCAATTAATTTTTTCATAGTTAACGTTTATTTTTCTTAATAATTCAAACTTAAAAAATGATCAATTTACTGTTTTTTAAATATTTCTGGTTTTTTTAGTTCGCAAATATAAATATTTATTTTAATTGAGTAAAACATTTACCTAATTTTTAGAATAAATAATGGCGGAGAGGAAGGGATTCGAACCCCCGGTACACTTTTGGCGTACACACGCTTTCCAAGCGTGCGCCTTGAACCGCTCGGCCACCTCTCCATGATTCATAACTATTTTATTCGTTGCAAAAATATAAAAATTTTCATCTGTTTTTAATTTGTTTTTCATGAACCACTCGTTATACTGCATAAATAAACTCTGAAGGCCGCACTAAAATCCATTTTTCATCTCTATTTTATTTTATGCTGACATATTAAATTGTCAGTTCGCCACGTAATGAAGTTTGTAATAATTTTTTTGTTTTAGTTAGGGTAAAGTTATTTCCCAATAAATACATCAATTTTGCAATGGCTGATTCTGTTGTTATGTCGTAACCCCCAATTACCCCTATCTTACCAAGATTCATGCTCGTTTCATATTTGCCAATTTCTACCGAACCTTCTTTACATTGTGTTACATTAACAACGATGATTCCATCTTGAATGGCATCGTTCAATTCTTTTAAAAACCATTTATCTGTAGGTGCATTCCCCGCCCCAAATGATTCCAGAATTACGGCTTTTAAGCCGGGTATTTTAAAAATCGCTTGTACCGTCATCTGCGAAATTCCGGGGAATAGCTTTAAAATGGCAACTTTATTATTTAAATTGGTATGTATAATCAGCGGTTTATTATTTGCTTTTCTGATGTAATTCGAATTGTATTTTATATGAACTCCAACTTCAGCCAATGGTGGGTAGTTCCCCGAAAAGAAAGCGTTAAAATTCTCCGCATTCATTTTGCTCGTTCTGTTTCCCCTTAATAATTTGTTTTCAAAATAAATCGCAACTTCCGGGATAATAGGAAGTCCATCCTTTTTTGAAGCTGCAATTTCAATGGCAGTTATAAAGTTTTCACGACCATCCG
Encoded proteins:
- a CDS encoding type I asparaginase codes for the protein MTTKSSILVLYTGGTIGMIQNEETGALQPFNFDKIYDQIPVLNRIGCDLKFHSFDPLIDSSNMHPDFWVKLVEIIDKEYNNYDGFVILHGSDTMAYTASALSFMLENLNKPVILTGSQLPLGMIRTDGRENFITAIEIAASKKDGLPIIPEVAIYFENKLLRGNRTSKMNAENFNAFFSGNYPPLAEVGVHIKYNSNYIRKANNKPLIIHTNLNNKVAILKLFPGISQMTVQAIFKIPGLKAVILESFGAGNAPTDKWFLKELNDAIQDGIIVVNVTQCKEGSVEIGKYETSMNLGKIGVIGGYDITTESAIAKLMYLLGNNFTLTKTKKLLQTSLRGELTI